The proteins below come from a single Zea mays cultivar B73 chromosome 8, Zm-B73-REFERENCE-NAM-5.0, whole genome shotgun sequence genomic window:
- the LOC100283638 gene encoding saposin-like type B, region 1 family protein precursor, protein MDTGAQAMFIISLVLWCTTSFALDDAAATRIPIVGTLPLSMKENPQLCQLCEEFASEALFYLNENETQTEIIDTLHQACSKFGSFKLECTRLVDYYVPLFFTKIASLSPEEFCASASFCGGVTFIRLPRHEDTCTLCHEVVDEVVTNLEDPGMELKIIEILLKGCNNAEDYVQKCKRLIIQNAPIIMENIKKFLEKRDFCNSIHVCGSKSVRAGSQVLRSLSSA, encoded by the exons ATGGATACAGGAGCTCAAGCTATGTTCATCATCAGTCTTGTGCTCTGGTGTACTACAAGCTTTGCCTTGGATGATGCTG CTGCTACAAGGATTCCAATTGTGGGCACATTACCTCTGTCAATGAAAGAAAATCCGCAATTATGCCAACTTTGTGAGGAGTTTGCATCAGAGGCCCTCTTCTATTTAAATGAAAATGAGACCCAGACTGAAATCATTGATACACTACACCAAGCTTGTTCAAAGTTTGGCTCTTTTAAGCTGGAG TGCACGAGGTTGGTGGATTATTATGTCCCTCTTTTCTTCACAAAAATTGCTTCATTAAGCCCTGAAGAATTTTGTGCATCAGCAAGTTTTTGTGGGGGGGTAACATTCATTCGTCTTCCAAGACATGAAGATACTTGCACCCTTTGCCATGAGGTTGTCGATGAGGTTGTTACTAATCTTGAAGATCCAGGCATGGAG CTTAAGATAATTGAGATACTTCTGAAAGGATGCAATAATGCAGAGGATTATGTACAAAAG TGCAAGAGGTTGATAATCCAAAATGCACCTATCATAATGGAGAATATTAAGAAGTTCCTCGAGAAGAGAGATTTTTGCAATTCTATCCATGTCTGTGGAAGTAAATCCGTTCGCGCTGGATCACAAGTCCTCAGAAGCCTTTCTTCAGCCTGA